The region ATGGCGAAGACCGCCGCGAAAACAGCGCCCGTATTTGAAGGGTTGACCGCATTGATGGAGCGTCATGCAGACGCCCTCTCCAGCCAACTTCAAGCACATCATCTCAAGGTCTTCCCTCCGACCTCCGAGAAGGGAATTCGAACATTTGCGCCATCCGAGGCGTCCAAGCTGCTTGGCGTCGGTGAGTCTTATTTAAGGCAGACTGCTTCGGAAATGCCAGAGCTGAACTTGACCATGAGCCCAGGTGGTCGGCGGACTTTCTCGATCGAAGACATCCATGCAATCCGCAAGCACATGGACCAGGTCGGCCGCGGGAACAGACGCTACCTGCCGCATCGCCGAGACGGTGAGCAGCTTCAGGTTATTTCAGTGATGAATTTTAAAGGCGGGTCGGGTAAGACGACCACCGCCGCGCATCTCGCACAGTATCTGGCCATGCGCGGGTACCGGATTCTGGCAATCGATCTCGATCCTCAGGCAAGCCTTTCCGCCCTCTTCGGTAGTCAGCCAGAAACAGACGTGGGTCCGAACGAAACTCTCTACGGCGCCATCAGGTACGATGAGGAGCAGGTACCGGTCGAGCAAGTGGTCCGAGGGACCTATATTCCCGATCTCCACCTCATCCCCGGTAATCTCGAACTGATGGAATTCGAGCACGACACGCCGCGTGCGCTGATGAAGCGAAAGGAAGGCGATACGCTCTTCTACGGTCGGATCAGTCAAGTCATCGAAGACATCGCGGATAACTATGACGTTGTCGTTATCGATTGTCCTCCCCAGCTAGGCTACCTCACGCTGTCGGCATTGACGGCGGCAACCTCCATCTTGGTCACTGTGCATCCGCAGATGCTGGACGTGATGTCCATGAACCAGTTCCTGGCCATGACATCGAACCTGCTACGCGAAATTGAGAACGCCGGGGCCGAGTTCAAGTTCAATTGGATGCGCTACCTGATAACGCGTTTCGAACCAAGCGATGGACCGCAAAACCAGATGGTAGGTTATCTTCGGTCGATCTTTGGTGAAAATGTTCTCAATTTCCCGATGCTTAAGACGACAGCGGTTTCGGACGCCGGCCTGACCAACCAAACCCTTTTCGAAGTCGAGCGCAGCCAGTTCACGCGCTCGACCTATGATCGAGCCTTGGAAGCCATGAACGCGGTCAACGACGAAATCGAAGGCCTGATTAAAAAAGCATGGGGTAGACCGACATGAGCCGCAAGCACATCCTCGGGGTCTCGACAGACGCACCCGAAACGCCCGCAGCAGAGAGCCGGACGGCAAAGAGCCGCTCCATGCCGCTTCTCGGGGTGGTGAGAAAGGAGCGCGACCCGTCAACGAAGCTGACCGCAAACATTGGCAACGCGCTACGCGAGCAGAACGATCGACTTGGCCGCGCGGAGGAGATTGAGCGGCGGCTTGCTGAGGGCCACGCCGTGGTGGAACTGGACGCTTCGTCCATCGAGCCCTCCTTTGTGCGGGATCGCATGCAGGGGGACATCGACGGACTCCTTGATTCAATCCGCGAGCAAGGGCAGCAGGTCCCGATCCTGGTGAGACCTCATCCCGACCAGCCAGGCCGATATCAGGTGGCCTTTGGCCACCGCCGACTGCGCGCGGTTCTAGATCTTGGCCTTCCTGTAAAGGCAATCGTTCGTGACCTGACGGACGAGCAACTCGTCGTCGCGCAGGGCCAGGAGAACAATGAGCGTGAGGATCTCACCTTCATCGAAAAGGCGCGCTTCGCGCATCGACTGAATAAGCAGTTCTCGCGAGAGATCGTCATTGCCGCAATGTCGATCGATAAAAGCAATCTGTCGAAGATGCTCCTTCTTGTCGACGCCCTCCCCTCCGAACTGATCGATGCCATTGGGGCCGCTCCAGGAGTTGGACGACCCAGCTGGCAACAACTGGCAGAACTGGTCGAGAAGGCAGCTTCGCCGTCGGACGCGATCAAATTTGCGGCCTCAGCAGAGGTGCAGACGCTGCCATCGGCAGACCGCTTCAAGGCGCTGATAGGCCATCTCAAGCCGCGTCGCATCGCGCGCGGGCTTCCGGACGTCATGTCGACCCCCGATGGCGACAGACTTGCGCAGGTGACACAGAGCAAGAGCAAGCTGGAGATTACGATCGACAGGAAAGCCACGCCAGACTTTGCCGCCTTCGTACTCGAACATTTGCCGGCGCTTTATCAGGCACACCGTGCAAAGCATCCACAGAAACAGGGAGACTAACCCGCAAAAGAAAAGAGCCCCCTCAACGTTGCCGTCGTGGAAGCCCTTCTGTCTCTTTAGCACGAACAGAATCGCATTTCCTCGAATCTTCGTCAAGAGTCTTTGGCGCCGTTTTGGTGAGCTGATTTCTTTTGCCTGCTGAAAGGTGAAAGACGATGCAGACAGGAAGTGTGACGACGCCATTCGGGCGGCGGCCGATGACGCTTGCGCTCGTGCGGCGCCAGTCGGCTTCGGCCGATATCAAACAAGGCAAGGCAGCGGATAAGTGGAAAGTCTTCAGAGACGCCTCCGCCGCCATGGAACTACTCGGGATTCAGTCCAATAGCCTCGCGGTTCTTGACGCGCTTTTGAGCTTTTATCCTGAGAATGAGTTGCGCCAAGACGCCCAACTGATTGTCTTCCCCTCGAATGCTCAGCTTGCTTTACGAGCGCATGCGATGGCGGGCGCGACTTTGCGCAGACATATCGCCATCCTGGTGGAAGCAGGCCTAATCGTCCGCAAGGATAGCGCCAATGGAAAGCGCTACGCCCGTAAGGACGGCGAGGGACGCATCGAGAGCGCCTTCGGTTTCGATCTGTCGCCGCTCTTGGCACGGTCCGAAGAGTTGGCGATGAAGGCGCAGCAGGTGATGGCCAACAGAGCGGCGTTCAGGAAGGCCAAGGAGAGCCTGACGATCTGCCGACGCGATGTCCGCAAGCTAATTACGGCCGCGATGGAGGAAGGCGCCGAAGGCGACTGGAAAGCGATCGAGGACATCTATGTAGCGCTTGTGGGCAGAATCCCGCGCGCTCCGACGCTCACCGATGTAACGACGATCCTTGAAGAAATGGAGATGCTGCGCGAGGAGATAGTCAATCGGCTGGAATTTCACGAAAATTCCGAAAATAATAGCACCAATGATGCTCACAATGAGCAGCACATACAGAATTCAAATCCCGAATCCATCCGTGAACTTGAACCTAGCTCTCGAAAAGAGCAGGGAGCGAAGCCGAGCGAAATCCGCCGGCCGAAGAGCGAGCCGCTTAAGGCGTTCCCGTTGGGTGTGGTGTTGAAGGCATGCCCGACGATATCGGACTACGGGCCGGGTGGCGCAATCGGAAACTGGCGAGACTTGATGTCAGCGGCGGTAGTCGTTCGATCGATGCTGAAGGTGAGCCCCTCGGCCTATCAGGAAGCCTGCGATGCCATGGGGCCGGAAAATGCGGCCGCGGCTGTCGCTTGCATCCTGGAGCGCGCAAACTTCATCAACTCGGCTGGCGGCTATCTGCGGGATCTGACAAGGCGCACGGAACGAGGAGAGTTTTCGCTTGGTCCTATGATAATGGCGTTGTTGAGGGCCAACGGGCAGGGGAGTTTGCAAGCTGGGTAGGTTTCAATGAGCCCGAACTCGAAAATTAGATGCGGGTGGAGCGGCCAAGAAAGCATCTGGGCAATTTTCTTGGTGGTCAGCTGACCACAGTCCTAAGCAGCTGAAAATGAACGTATGTTATGGGGGCAGGGTCGTTCCAGCTCTCTGGGTTGGGGGCTGTGGGACGCGTGTGCTGTGTTGAGAACAGGGGGCGGCGCGCCCAATTGGAAGCAGCGGATTGAGAGGACCACGGCGCCGGGAAGGGCTCGACGGCGCACCCGGCGGTGCGATCTGGCCGGAGATCGGCGGTGGAACGCATGCGGCTGTCCGCGACCTCTTGGGCCGAGTTCAGGGATGGCTGCGCCGCTCCAATAGGGCGCCGCTGTTGAAAGGTTTCGTAGATCCATCTGCCCTTGCCAGGCGACGATGGCGCCCCTTTCGCCTTCAGCGATGACAGCGGTATGGGGGGCGGTGATGATGCTTCCTGAAGAAGTCAGCCTCACAGCCGTGCCCCTCAGGGCACAGGGCGCCGAGGGCATCTTTTTTAGTGGTCAGCTGACCACAGCCTTAAACAACTGAAAAACAATCGTTTTTCGAACGTGATTCTGGAAAGAGAGTTTCTTATCTCATGATCCGCGGATCACGTACTTCCGCGAAAAGCCAGCCACGTGAAGCGGTCCATGCAACCCAAATTCCGCTACTGATCGAATTGCTTGGCAAGCCTACGAACCTTGGCAGCAAGGTCCGTCTCGGGGCTTTCCCCTTCAAGACCCTGCGCTTTGTCGAAACTATCGACCTGCAGTTCATGCAAGGCGAAGAAGTCATGGGTGTAGATTGCCTTCTCACTCCCGGCCGTCTTCACGAACACAACGATGTTCTTGGTGTCAACCTGCGCTTCGAGCCGTATCAGGTGCTCGCTGTAGGCGTCGAAATTTGGGTGCACAAAGCGATAGTTATTGCTGTCTTGAAACTTGGTTGAATCGTCCGCGTCTACGACAAAGCCGTCTCCGCTACGCTTGAACTGCATGTTGCACCGCTTGCACGCGGCCGCGAGATTCCAGATCGCATAGCTGAATGGTTTGTAGACCGGCTTTCCCTTGGGAAGGATGTGCTCGCGATCGGTCATGTACGGGCCCGCACCATTTAGGTTCAGGCGGCAATAACAGCAATTTCCGCCATGGCGCGCGAGGTGATAGGCGAGGATCTTGTCCTTCGCGCTTTTGAGCGCCTGCAGTTCGTTCTGGTCCTCGGACTTCCAGTCCCAGGGCTTCTCTATTTCCAAGGCCTTCCCGACCGCCGCAGCTTCCTCCACACTCAGCTGAAAATCGTCAAGCGCCGGCAAATAGCGGTCAACCATCGCTCTTGTTGTCCCCGCGCCGCTGTGCATCGACCTACTCCATCAAGTCTTCAACCGCTTTGAAAAACTTCCGCTGTTTTTCGTCGAAGCTCTTGATCGCCATATCGTTGACGAGCGCAATCGCGCTGTCGCGGGTAATTTCACCGCGTTCTACCCGCGCAACGACACCTACCATCTCCTCGCTCACGAAATGGCTTGCTGGCGTGATCACATCAAAAGCGCGCCAAAGGACGCCTTCCACGTTCGCTGCTGAGTCCTTGGCCTCCTGCAGATCGAGTACGGACGGTTCGCCATCTTGAACTTGAAACACAGAGACAATATCGGGCAAGGCTCCAAGAGCACCAACGACGATCAAAGGCGCGTGGGTCGCGACGACGATCGTGGCGTTGCGGTAAAAGACTGCCGCGACGATCTTCTCGAGATACTCCCGCTGCCAGCGGGGATGTAGGCTGTTCTCTGGCTCGTCAATCAGGATAACCGGTTCCTGGCCGATGGAGCTGATCAAGAACACGAGGGAGGAAATCAGTGCGAGTTCACCCGAACTGGCATTCAGTAGCTCAATGACTTCGCCATCGTGCCTTTCGAGAAAGACCTGGATTCCGCGAATGCGTCCAAGCCGTCGAAGGCTATCCTCGCTTCGGAGGATAGCTCCGAATTCTCGACCCAATGAAAACGACAACGCCGATTCCCCTTGGTGAATCCAGAGAATTTCGGCAGGGTTATGCCGACGCAAGAATGCGACGACTGCGTCGTAGTCGTTTGGATCGAACAGGAAATCTGCTGGGTCTAGATATGCCGTGTACGGGTCCGAATCGACGAGGAACCCGAACCGTGGCCGATAACCGCAGTATTCGAGGATCGCGCCGATCTGGTAAAATCGTGAGTCCGGTTGGTCGATGGTCCTTCCGATCGCGCGCTTGACGATGCTCTTTGGAGACCTGCTGCCTCTGCCGGCCGTGATGCGCTTCAATCCACGCAAGCCGGAAAAGCGATCATGGGCGGTGTTGGAAATGATTGCCAGATCCCGATCACCACGGATCTGGATCGCGAGTTCGCGAAGAAAGCGGCTTTTGCCGGAGCCGTTGGGTCCGACGAGGATGGCAACCTTCTCAGCGACGGGCCTTTGGTTCGCCAGTCCAAGCCGTTGCAAGTTTGAGGAGGCCATTTGATGTCCTGGACGGCACGTTTCGAGTGTGAGGAAGGGCTACGCTACGTAGAGGATCCGAATCAAGCCCTCCGATGAATACCCTATCCGCCATCCTCTTCAATTTCGTCCAGCGCGGTCTTCAGAGCATCCGGGCGGCCTTGCCACTTCGCCGTACCGCACTGTTATAGTAGCTCGACGCCTGCTGGACCGATCGATGCCGCGACTGCTCCATCGCTTCGGGTAGGGGAATGCCTCGGTTCGCAGCCTCCGTGAGGTACCCGGATCGCAGCCCGTGCGCCGAAAACTCCGCCGGCTCCAGCCCGGCCATCCTTACCCGCTGCTTGACGATGTCGTTGACGGCCTTCGGATCGAGCGCCCGGCGGCTGACATTGCCCCAGCGGTCGATCGCCCGAAACACGCTGCCACTTTCGATTTTGCCGGCCGCCAGCCAGGCGTTCAGGGCGACTACCGGTCGGCCGGTCAAATAGACGACTTCGTCCTGATCGGCGCCGGAGGTCTTGGTCCGACCGAGGTGAATCGACAAAGAGGGGAGGAGGCTTCCATCCTCAGCCTCAACCGGGGCTTCGATCGTCAATTGTTCTCTTCGGAGGCCGGCGACTTCGCTGCGGCGACGACCGCCGGATGCGAAGGCGACCATGAGGATCGCCCGATCGCGCAGATCGCGGAGACTGTGTTCGCCGCAGGTTGCCAGCAGCTTCGCCAGCACGTCGCCGGTCACCGCCTTGGCGCTCTTACGAAGGCGTTGTCGCGGCACGGCACGGACGGCGAGGCGAACGGCCGACTTCAGGGCAGGGGAGGCGAAAGCACCTTGAGCGCCGCGCCATCTCGTTAGCGTCGACCAGTTCGCGAGCCGCCGCCGCACCGTGTCCGGCGCATGCGGGCCGGTGGACCTGAGGAAGCCGCCATCCCGCAACGCGTGCTCGACGTCGGCCGGCATGCCGTGCTCGGGATCGGTCTCGCGCTGGCGCGGATTCCAAAGATGATGCACCACGAATTTCAGCAGCAGCGCCTCCGGCGCCGGCCAGGGCAGGGGAGATCCGGTTGCGGCTAACGACCAGGCTTCCAGATAGGCAAGATCGGAGGTCAGCGCGCGCAGCGTGTTTTCGCCCATGCCTTCGTTGACGAGATGCCGCAGTGTCTCGACATCCTGGTCGGTCAATAACTCGGCGAGCTTGTCGCGCCGGTCGATCGGCAGCACCGCGGCGATCGTATCGAGCTGTTCTGCGCGGCGCTCGACCGCCGGCGGCACCGCCGGCTGACCCGGCCGCGCGACCATTAGGCCTGCTCCTTCTGTGGCCGCCACCGCGCGATGATCTGCTCGATCTCGCTCCGGTAGTCATACGGGTAGACGATGTCCTCCTCGCGGGCGAGAAAGGTGAAGATCGTCGCCATGTCCGCACCAATGTGCGGATCGACATTGGCAAGATCGGTGAGATCGAAACCGCCATGCACGTCGGCGTTCCACCAGGCAAGCAGGAAGTTGGCGACGCGCCGGCCTTGGCCGGTGTCCTCGTGGGCGACGTTCAGGAGCTTTTCGAGCGCAAATCTCACCCGGTCATCCATGGCACCCTCTTCCTCGTCCGTGAGTGCAGCGATTGACGACGTTCATCGGGGCAGGCCGTGGTCGTCATGGAGATCATCGTGGTTGGAGGTCGCATCAGCGGGCACGGTGGCGCGTCCCTCGGCAGCCAGCCTCAGGACCTCGTCCATCGTCCCTTCCCCGGCGGCAATCGATGTCAGCGCAGCAATCGGCCGCCTGTGGCGGCAGATCAGGATCTCATCCTGACCTGCCGCCAGGTCAATCAATTCCTCGAGCCGTGCCGAGGCCTCGTCAATCTCAACCAGGAGTTTCATGTTCAACGTCCTCTACCAGACACGTTCGTGCAGCACTGCATCGAATACCAGATCGGTGGAGACGAAAGCGCAATGCTCGAGCCGCGCCTGGGCCGCCAGAATCCGGTCCCAGGGGTCGCGATGCTCCCAATCGAAGGCAGCGGCGAGTTCGGCATGCAGATCGCTGATGGCAAGAGTCTGCAGGCCGCTGGCGGTCACCGCGGCGCGCAGTTCCTGCGGTTTCAGGTCGAGCTTCTTCAGCCGCATCTTGTTGTCGAGTTCGTAGAAGGAGACGGCGCTGACGAGGATCGTGTTGGCCTTGTCCTCGATCAGCGAACGGGCGGTCGCCGAGAGCCGATCGCTGCCGATCGTCCACCAGTAGACGGCATGGCTGTCGAGCAGCACTTTCATGAGCGGTTCTTAGGATCGCTGGACTCGCCCTGCCAGATGCCGGTTTCTTCGGTGAAGTCGCCGGCGTCGATCGCCGCCTGTTCGGCATCGACGTCGTCGAACAGGTCGTCGGGAAGTTGGCGATGACGCAACAGGCCAAACGGTCGCTTGCCGCCATCGGCGGGGCCGATCCGGGCATAGATTTCGTTGCCGCGCATGATGATGATTTCCTCGCCCTGATTGGCGCGTTCGAGCACCTCGGCGAAATTCTTGCGCGCCTCGCTGATCTTGTAGGTCGACTGCGGCATGGACGGCCTCCGAAAGCTGAGATGACCGCTATTATAGCTCAATTGGCAAGGCGTACAAGCAGGCTGTACGCATCACTTTTGATAAGGGTTACTTATCGATGGTTAGAATGCCAACCGATAATCATACCATGTGGCGAACCGTAATATTTAAATAGAGTTCCTTTAGCAAATCATTTACCATAAATTCAATGGCTTACGATCTCACGAAAATCAGCATGAGTGCCCTGATGCAGCCGGCTTTCGACGCCGGCTGTGGCTTTTAGCTTCCGATTTCAATCGAAGCGCTAAGCGAGAAATTCGGCACCGAAATATCCCCTTACGATTTCACTCCGGAGTAGGGGAGGGCTCACCTAAAGCCCTGATGCCTTGGTCAGATTCACGCGGAAGCGATCCCGCCGCCGCTGATATCTGCGGGTCATCTCTGCCGACGCATGACCGAGCTGTTTCTGGACGTAACGCTCGTCGACTTCAGCGGAAGAGGCCAAGCCCGCGCGAAGGGAATGGCCTGAAAACTTGAAGGCGCGTTCAAGTTCGCTGAGATCCCCTCGAACGCCTGCGGCCATCGCGGACCTTTTCACAAGCCGAGCGACTTCCTTGTCGTTCAGCCGCTCTGACCCGACTGCCTTCCCTTGCCCTGTCACACGGCGAAACAGAGGGCCATGAGCCAGCTTGGCGAACTTGATCCAGGTCTCGATTGCGGCGACCGGGCAGGTCGTATCGGCCGAG is a window of Agrobacterium cucumeris DNA encoding:
- the repA gene encoding plasmid partitioning protein RepA; its protein translation is MAKTAAKTAPVFEGLTALMERHADALSSQLQAHHLKVFPPTSEKGIRTFAPSEASKLLGVGESYLRQTASEMPELNLTMSPGGRRTFSIEDIHAIRKHMDQVGRGNRRYLPHRRDGEQLQVISVMNFKGGSGKTTTAAHLAQYLAMRGYRILAIDLDPQASLSALFGSQPETDVGPNETLYGAIRYDEEQVPVEQVVRGTYIPDLHLIPGNLELMEFEHDTPRALMKRKEGDTLFYGRISQVIEDIADNYDVVVIDCPPQLGYLTLSALTAATSILVTVHPQMLDVMSMNQFLAMTSNLLREIENAGAEFKFNWMRYLITRFEPSDGPQNQMVGYLRSIFGENVLNFPMLKTTAVSDAGLTNQTLFEVERSQFTRSTYDRALEAMNAVNDEIEGLIKKAWGRPT
- the repB gene encoding plasmid partitioning protein RepB; the encoded protein is MSRKHILGVSTDAPETPAAESRTAKSRSMPLLGVVRKERDPSTKLTANIGNALREQNDRLGRAEEIERRLAEGHAVVELDASSIEPSFVRDRMQGDIDGLLDSIREQGQQVPILVRPHPDQPGRYQVAFGHRRLRAVLDLGLPVKAIVRDLTDEQLVVAQGQENNEREDLTFIEKARFAHRLNKQFSREIVIAAMSIDKSNLSKMLLLVDALPSELIDAIGAAPGVGRPSWQQLAELVEKAASPSDAIKFAASAEVQTLPSADRFKALIGHLKPRRIARGLPDVMSTPDGDRLAQVTQSKSKLEITIDRKATPDFAAFVLEHLPALYQAHRAKHPQKQGD
- the repC gene encoding plasmid replication protein RepC, coding for MQTGSVTTPFGRRPMTLALVRRQSASADIKQGKAADKWKVFRDASAAMELLGIQSNSLAVLDALLSFYPENELRQDAQLIVFPSNAQLALRAHAMAGATLRRHIAILVEAGLIVRKDSANGKRYARKDGEGRIESAFGFDLSPLLARSEELAMKAQQVMANRAAFRKAKESLTICRRDVRKLITAAMEEGAEGDWKAIEDIYVALVGRIPRAPTLTDVTTILEEMEMLREEIVNRLEFHENSENNSTNDAHNEQHIQNSNPESIRELEPSSRKEQGAKPSEIRRPKSEPLKAFPLGVVLKACPTISDYGPGGAIGNWRDLMSAAVVVRSMLKVSPSAYQEACDAMGPENAAAAVACILERANFINSAGGYLRDLTRRTERGEFSLGPMIMALLRANGQGSLQAG
- a CDS encoding HNH endonuclease; translation: MHSGAGTTRAMVDRYLPALDDFQLSVEEAAAVGKALEIEKPWDWKSEDQNELQALKSAKDKILAYHLARHGGNCCYCRLNLNGAGPYMTDREHILPKGKPVYKPFSYAIWNLAAACKRCNMQFKRSGDGFVVDADDSTKFQDSNNYRFVHPNFDAYSEHLIRLEAQVDTKNIVVFVKTAGSEKAIYTHDFFALHELQVDSFDKAQGLEGESPETDLAAKVRRLAKQFDQ
- a CDS encoding AAA family ATPase, which produces MASSNLQRLGLANQRPVAEKVAILVGPNGSGKSRFLRELAIQIRGDRDLAIISNTAHDRFSGLRGLKRITAGRGSRSPKSIVKRAIGRTIDQPDSRFYQIGAILEYCGYRPRFGFLVDSDPYTAYLDPADFLFDPNDYDAVVAFLRRHNPAEILWIHQGESALSFSLGREFGAILRSEDSLRRLGRIRGIQVFLERHDGEVIELLNASSGELALISSLVFLISSIGQEPVILIDEPENSLHPRWQREYLEKIVAAVFYRNATIVVATHAPLIVVGALGALPDIVSVFQVQDGEPSVLDLQEAKDSAANVEGVLWRAFDVITPASHFVSEEMVGVVARVERGEITRDSAIALVNDMAIKSFDEKQRKFFKAVEDLME
- a CDS encoding site-specific integrase, with amino-acid sequence MVARPGQPAVPPAVERRAEQLDTIAAVLPIDRRDKLAELLTDQDVETLRHLVNEGMGENTLRALTSDLAYLEAWSLAATGSPLPWPAPEALLLKFVVHHLWNPRQRETDPEHGMPADVEHALRDGGFLRSTGPHAPDTVRRRLANWSTLTRWRGAQGAFASPALKSAVRLAVRAVPRQRLRKSAKAVTGDVLAKLLATCGEHSLRDLRDRAILMVAFASGGRRRSEVAGLRREQLTIEAPVEAEDGSLLPSLSIHLGRTKTSGADQDEVVYLTGRPVVALNAWLAAGKIESGSVFRAIDRWGNVSRRALDPKAVNDIVKQRVRMAGLEPAEFSAHGLRSGYLTEAANRGIPLPEAMEQSRHRSVQQASSYYNSAVRRSGKAARML
- a CDS encoding DUF7673 family protein; this translates as MDDRVRFALEKLLNVAHEDTGQGRRVANFLLAWWNADVHGGFDLTDLANVDPHIGADMATIFTFLAREEDIVYPYDYRSEIEQIIARWRPQKEQA
- a CDS encoding type II toxin-antitoxin system Phd/YefM family antitoxin — protein: MKLLVEIDEASARLEELIDLAAGQDEILICRHRRPIAALTSIAAGEGTMDEVLRLAAEGRATVPADATSNHDDLHDDHGLPR
- a CDS encoding type II toxin-antitoxin system VapC family toxin, encoding MKVLLDSHAVYWWTIGSDRLSATARSLIEDKANTILVSAVSFYELDNKMRLKKLDLKPQELRAAVTASGLQTLAISDLHAELAAAFDWEHRDPWDRILAAQARLEHCAFVSTDLVFDAVLHERVW
- a CDS encoding type II toxin-antitoxin system Phd/YefM family antitoxin, which encodes MPQSTYKISEARKNFAEVLERANQGEEIIIMRGNEIYARIGPADGGKRPFGLLRHRQLPDDLFDDVDAEQAAIDAGDFTEETGIWQGESSDPKNRS